ATCGCGAACGCCATTCGACCTACGGGCATCATTACGACGAAGACGAACGTCGTCAAGACGGTGAAGCGGATGGGGCTCATTACGGTGCAGCGGTTCTTCCTCGTCGACAGCGAAGGGCTGGATAACATCGCGAAGAGCCTCAATCAAATCGAACCGGACATCGTCGAATTGATGCCGGCTCGCATACCGGAGATGATCCAGCGGGTGAGAACGTTCACGAATCTGCCGATCATTACCGGGGGACTGCTGTCGGACGCCGCGCAATCGCTCGAATGTCTCCGGTACGGCGCTTCCGCCGTTTCGTCCTCTCGCACGGAACTATGGCGCGAACCGCTGCAAAGAAGATTTACAGAAGTTTCATAGAGAGATAACACTCGTTTAATAAACCTAGTTTATAGTTAAGGTATCCAAAGACAAGTAAATAGTCGGGTTGGAGTATTGGAGAAACCTAATTCACCGCTGAGCGCGCACAGCGGTAGATTTAGGTTTCTTTCGTTATTAAAAAAATGGAGGGAAACACACATGTTAAAGAAATGGTCGATGGCGGCAGTAACGATGGTAACGGCAGTGACGATGACGGCTTGCGGCGGCGGCACGGCGCAGCAGACGCAAGGCGGCGCAGAGGGCGGAAGCGCGCCGGCGGCGACGAGCGGAGCGAGCGCGAACAGCGGCTCCGGCGAAAAGATTACGATCAAGTACTGGTACGCGTTCGGCGGCAAAATCGAGGAAGCGAAAAAACATCTCGTCGAAGAGTTCAATAAATCGCAGGACCGCATCGAAGTCATTGCCGAGCATCAAGGCAATTACGAAGACTTGCACGCGAAGGTGCAGGCGTCGTTCGCGGCGGGCAACGCCCCGGCCGTTAGCGATCTGGAGATCG
The nucleotide sequence above comes from Paenibacillus sp.. Encoded proteins:
- a CDS encoding glycerol-3-phosphate responsive antiterminator, with the protein product MKQTWDAAAFMNRLTAHRMIASIKEPKQIEAALALKHQLSGVFLLTGHIGVIKGYVDLFRKHDLPVFLHLEKIGGLSVDTYGLEYIANAIRPTGIITTKTNVVKTVKRMGLITVQRFFLVDSEGLDNIAKSLNQIEPDIVELMPARIPEMIQRVRTFTNLPIITGGLLSDAAQSLECLRYGASAVSSSRTELWREPLQRRFTEVS